One window of Planktothrix serta PCC 8927 genomic DNA carries:
- a CDS encoding DUF2059 domain-containing protein, with protein sequence MFLKQILLLGTVLYLGVSFPAPVKAQSVPEPRLQLSQQPVSEEKRQLIKELIELTGGEKMFRNVSQITSVQMQQEINGILQSIIPETSGISEAKKAEMINEINQDMNRIVTQYNQRLMEQLDFNKIMETVYYPLYDKYFTEADLQAMIDFYNTPTGKKTITVMPELLVESMQRVSQIIQPQAIQIFKEIFEQEIERFNSK encoded by the coding sequence GTGTTCTTAAAGCAAATTTTATTACTGGGAACCGTTTTATATTTAGGGGTAAGTTTCCCCGCACCTGTGAAAGCGCAATCTGTTCCCGAACCCCGTTTACAATTATCTCAACAACCTGTTTCTGAAGAAAAACGTCAACTCATCAAGGAATTAATTGAACTGACAGGAGGCGAAAAAATGTTTCGCAATGTCAGCCAAATTACGTCTGTACAAATGCAACAAGAGATTAATGGGATTTTACAATCGATTATTCCTGAAACATCGGGGATTTCGGAAGCAAAAAAAGCAGAAATGATCAATGAAATCAATCAAGATATGAATCGAATTGTTACCCAATATAATCAGCGATTAATGGAACAGCTTGATTTTAATAAAATTATGGAAACGGTTTATTATCCCCTTTATGATAAATATTTTACCGAAGCAGATTTGCAAGCAATGATTGATTTCTATAATACCCCAACGGGTAAAAAAACGATTACTGTTATGCCAGAGTTACTGGTAGAATCGATGCAACGAGTCTCCCAAATTATTCAACCTCAAGCCATTCAAATTTTTAAAGAAATATTTGAACAGGAAATAGAGCGTTTTAATTCTAAATAA